In Flavobacteriales bacterium, the genomic window ATTTTTCTGTGCTAAAAGAAAATTCGGAATCGGTAAAATGGTCGTATAGGTCTTGACTAATTCTCAGTTTTTGATGAAGTAAAAGATGTCCAAATTCGTGAGCCACGATGAATGTTTCTCGTTCAGTATCGATAATTGAAGGATGAAGAGCAATTGTATTTCTTTCGATATCGCAGATTCCAAGCAATTCTGAAGATGGTTTCAATCTTTTGAAGGTTACTCCATGGAAATCGTGCAAGTACTTTCTGATTCTAACTCGCGTGACAGCAAATCCTTGGACAAGGATTCTTGGGTCTAACTGATCAAGTTCGCGGTTTGCAATAACTTCAATTTGGGCCTTTGATAATCTGTCTAAATTGTAATCAGTTCGATATTCTTGTGACGTATCTGTGAAAGAGTTCGAAATCAGGAAATCAATATGAGCGACAATTTCGCGAATATCATCATCGAGATTTGGTTCATCATTATTGTTGCTGATAGTTGGTAACGGTTGATTGAGAAGCTTACGATTGGTTTTATGAAGAAGAATCTTGTAGTTGTCAACCGTTTCTCCTTGAATTACCATCATGTTGGTCGACTTAGCAATTTCTCGTGCTCCTTTTTGAAGTGGTGCATTGGAAATAAATACACCTTTTATGAAAGCCCCTTGATTTAAAACTTGCCTTATTTTGGAATGGAATTCTTCAAGATCGTCAACAGGGACTCGCTTCGCATAGTTTTTACATTCGATAAGGTAAAGGAGTGTGAATCTTTCAGAGTTTGGAGGCCAAACTTCAATTGAAAGGTCAAAGTGAATATTACTTTTACGTAGGTGCGAGTAGTAACTTTTTTGTTTCCGATTGTAAATTTTTATGCAATCAGAACGAAGACCTAAAGAACCTTTTTGAATTGAGTCCTTGATGATTTCAAGAGCACGTTCCTCAAAATCGTCACCTTTTTCAAGAGTGTTCACAGTGTAAAGTATTGTGTACCCGAAAGTAAAGGATAAATATTATCCTTCCAACTCACTCAATTCCAACCAGCGTAGTTCTTTCTCTTCCAACTCGTTGCTAACGCGTTGAAATTCTTCTGATACAGCCATCAGTTTTTCGTGGTCGTCTACGATTGCTTCGAGCTCTTCGGTGAGTTTAACCTTCTTGGCTTCCAGTTTTGGGATTTCAACTTCGAGCAATCCGAATTCGCGTTTTTCATTGAAACCCATTTTGCCTTTGGCGGCAAGACCTTCAGTTTCTTTTTGGGCTTTTTTCGCGTTAGCCGATTGTTTTTTGCGTTGATCTTCTTCCTCTTCGCGTGCAAAACGATATTGATCGTAGTTGCCTACAAATCCGCGGATCTTTCCGTTTCCTTCGAAGATGAAAAGCTGATCCACCAGCTTGTTCATGAAATGCCTGTCGTGCGTTACGATCAAGAGGCAACCTTCAAATTCCAGCAGGAAATCCTCTAGCACATTCAAGGACAGAATGTCGAGGTCGTTGGTCGGCTCATCCAAAATCAAGAAGTTCGGATTGGCCATCAAAACTGTCAGTAGATAAAGGCGTTTTTTCTCTCCACCACTCAGTTTCTCAACGTATTGGTAATGCTGATGTCGCGGGAAAAGAAAGCGTTCCAAGAGCTGTGCAGCCGAAATGGATTTACCTTTTTTGAGAGGAATATGATCGGCAATATCCGTGATCACCTCAATCACCCGTTTGCCATCTTTTATCTCTAAACCATCTTGACCGTAATAACCAACCTTCACGGTTTCTCCAATCACGATCTTGCCGCCATCGGGTTCAATCTGACCCAATATCATTTTCAATAAGGTCGATTTTCCGCAGCCATTGGCTCCCACAATTCCGATGCGTTCGCCTCTTCTGAATTTGAAATCGAAACCATCCATCAGCACGCGATCGCCATAGGCTTTACGCAAGCGATGCAATTCCAAGATCTTGCTGCCCATGCGCTGCATGTTCACCTCCATGGTCATTTCATCCTGTTTCAGGTTGGTTTTGGCCACTTTTTCGGTTTCGTAAAACGCGTCTTGCCTCGATTTTGATTTGGTGGTGCGCGCCTTGGGCTGTCTGCGCATCCAATCCAATTCTTTCCTGTAGAGATTCTGCGCCTTATCTACGTTGGCGTGCTCTACTTCTTGTCGGAGCGCGCGATTGGTCAGATAGGTCGAATAATTGCCTTTGTGCTTGTAGAGTTGTCCACCTTCCAATTCAATGATGGTATCGCAGACCTTATCCAAAAAGATCCTGTCGTGCGTTACCATCAAAATGGTTTTCTCAGGACCAGATAGAAAACCTTCCAACCACTCGATCATCTCAATGTCCAAGTGGTTCGTAGGCTCATCCAAGATCATCAGCTCGGGTTGCTCAATTAGCATTTTTGCCATTGCCACCCGTTTCACTTGTCCGCCCGAAAGCGTCTTTATCGGTTGGTCAAAATCTGTGATGTTGAGTGAAGTGAGAATCTCCTTTGCTTGAGCTTCAATATCCCAAGCGTTGTGGCGATCCATGGCATCAAACGAACGTTGCATGCGTTCAGAATCCGACTCATCAAGCATGGCCAACTCATATTCGCGAACCACCTGCATGATCTGATTGGTGGGATCGTAAACCGCATCCATTACCGTGTGTTCCGGATTCAGTTGTGGCTCCTGTGTCAGATAACCAACGCTGATCCCGTTACGATAGGTTGCTGTTCCCGAACCTTCCGATGGTTCCAATCCGGCCAAAATTCGCAAAAGCGAGGTTTTGCCTGTTCCATTCTTGGCTACCAGCGCCATTTTCTGTCCACGGTCAATACCAAAGGTCAGGTCTTTAAAAAGTACGCGCTCACCGTACGAACGGCTAAGATTTTCGGCTGATAGGTAATTCAAGGGAAGATGTCAGATTATAGAAGTCAGACTTCAGATTTCGGCCGCGAAGGTCGTTATTCTATTGCCGAGAAGCGCTATGTGAAATCAAGCTTTTGCCACTTTCAAAACCTTCTCCGCAATACTTGCTGCCGTAGCAGAAGCTTCACATTTCGCCAGTTCTTCAGGCGTTCCTTCAAACACAACAGTGCCGCCATTCTTGCCGCCTTCTGGGCCGAGGTCAATGACGTGGTCTGCACATTTAATGATGTCTGGATGATGTTCAATTAGAATAATGGTGTGTCCATTATCTAAAAGCGCGTTGAAGGCTTTCAGCAGTTTGTGAATATCGTGGAAGTGAAGTCCAGTAGTGGGTTCATCAAAGATGAAAAGCGTTTTTCCAGCATTCTTTCCTTTGGTGAGAAACGAAGCGAGTTTGATACGTTGCGCCTCACCGCCAGAGAGCGTACTGCTACTTTGTCCGAGTTGTACGTAACCAAGACCAACTTCTTGCAACGGAGCAATTTTTCGGGCCACTTTTGGATCGTGTTCTGCGAAGAATTCCATCGCTTCATCCACGGTCATGCTTAGCACATCGTGAATGGTTTTGTCTTGGAATTTGATCTCCAACACTTCCTGTTTGAAGCGTTGTCCTTCACAACTTTCGCATTTCATGATGATGTCTGCCATGAACTGCATTTCAATCTTCACTGTGCCTTCGCCTTCGCACACTTCGCAGCGGCCGCCAGCCACATTAAAGGAGAAATGCTTCGGTTTGTATCCGCGTAGCTGAGCAGCCTTCTGATCAGAAAAAAGTGTTCTGATCTCATCGTATGCCTTGATGTATGTAACTGGATTTGAACGCGTGGATCGACCGATCGGGTCCTGATCTACGAATTCTACATCTTCTATACGGTTCAGGTCGCCATCCAAGCGCTCAAATTGACCGGTTTTGTTGCTGTAGCTACCAAAACGCTTTTTGAGGGCAGGGTAGAGGATGCTTTTCATCAGCGTACTCTTTCCAGAACCGCTCACACCTGTAATAACGGAAAGACAGCCCAGCGGAAAAGTGACACTCACGTTCTTCAGATTATGCTGTCGCGCGCCAATAACTTCCAGTTTTCCTTTTGGCTTTCTTCGCGTTGCAGGAACGGGAATTTCCAGCTTGCCGCTCAAATATCCTGTGGTCAGCGTATCGGCCGATTTCATCATATCCTCCAATGTTCCTTGGAAAACAATTTCGCCACCGTGCGTTCCAGCTTCGGGACCGATGTCAACGATCATATCCGCAGCGCGCATGATGTCTTCATCGTGCTCAACCACAATCACGGTGTTTCCAATGTCGCGCAAGCGCTTAAGGATGGAAATCAACCTTTCGGTGTCTTTTGGATGAAGTCCGATGCTTGGTTCATCCAATATATACATGGAACCGACCAACGAACTTCCGAGCGAACTGGCCAAATGAATTCGCTGCGCTTCTCCTCCCGAAAGCGTTGCCGATTGTCGATTGAGATCGAGATAGCCCAAACCAACATCTTTCATATAACCCAATCTCGATGTGACTTCGGTCAGAATTCGCTTCGAGATCTCTCTTTCGCTATCGCTGAGTTGTAGTTGATCAAAGAATTCTGCCAACTCGTTTATCGGCATCAACACTAGATCAGATAAACTTTTGCCTCCCACTTTTACATAGGTTGCGTCTTTTCTCAGTTTGGTGCCTTTGCATTCTGGGCAAGTGGTTTTTCCGCGGTAGCGCGAAAGCATCACGCGGTATTGGATCTTGTAGCTGTTCTCTTCCAACATGCGGAAGAATGTGTTCAATCCATCGAAGTATTGATTGCCGTCCCAAAGCAACTGCAGTTGCTCATCAGTAAGTTCATACAGTGGTCGATGAATGGGAAAATCGAATTTATTAGCCGTTTGAACAAGCTGATTCTTGTATTGGCTCATGCTTTCGCCACGCCAACAGACAATGGCTTCTTCATAAATGCTGAGGCTGCGATCGGGCATTACTAGGTCATCATCAATGCCGATAATGTTTCCGAAACCTTCACATTTCTTACATGCTCCATAAGGATTATTGAAGCTGAAAAAGTGAACGGAAGGTTCTTCGAACCGCATTCCATCCGCTTCAAACTCAGTGCTGAATTCCGTTGTTTCGTCTTCCACCTGAATAGAACAACGGTTATTTCCTTCGGCAAGAGCTGTTCGGATGGCTTCCGCGATGCGTGTGTTTTCTTCTTTGGAATTGGTCACGAAGCGGTCGATGAGCACCGAAAGTTCGTTTCCTTCCGCTAAAAAGCTGCTTTCGTCAATGTTGTCAATTCGTTCCACAACTCCATTCAGTTTTACCCGCGTGTAGCCTTGATGCTTAAGAATGGTGAAGCGTTTGCTTAGCGCTTCTTTGGGCATCACACCAAAAGGTGAAAAAATCATCACTTTAGTGCCATCATCCAATTTGGTGATGAACTCCGCTATACTATCTACTGTGTGCCGTTTGACCTCTGTACCCGAGATAGGAGAGAAGGTCTTTCCGATCCTAGCGTACAGGAGTTTCAAGTAATCGTAAATCTCCGTAGTTGTTCCAACCGTTGAACGTGGGTTGCTCGATTTTACCTTCTGATTGATGGCAATGGCTGGCGAAACGCCAAGAATGGAGTCTACTTCAGGTTTATCGATCTTACCCAAGAACTGACGCGCATAGGCTGAAAGACTTTCGATGTAGCGTCTTTGCCCCTCAGCATACAGTGTATCGAACGCCAAGGTTGATTTGCCCGAACCAGAAAGCCCTGTAATGACGATCAATTTCTTGTGCGGTAGCACAAGGTCAATGTTTTTGAGGTTGTGCAGCCTAGCACCTTTAATGATGATGTTGTGTTTGGGACTTGGCTCTCCGTTCTCGGGCATTGTTGCAATAAGTGTTAAAAGGGTTGCAAATTTATCATTAGACAATGCGGGTTCGGAATTATCTTCTAATATTTGTCTCAATCAACAGCGAAAAAATATTTTAGCTGTTGCACAATAAGTAAAATACAGCTCCGTTAACGTAACAATTGGCCGCAAGGCTTTAACCAAAAAACCAACCGCATAAGGAAAACTTTACTCTAATAAGATTTTTTAAGTCTAACCTAAAAAGAGTGAAGCTATGCGAGTATCTGCCCTAAGTGACCAGGAGCTGGTCCGACTGTACATCCGAGGAGAAGAGATTTGTTTTGAAGAGTTGGTCAATCGCCACAAGGACAGGCTATTCACCTATTTGGTCTTACTATTGAAAGACCGAAAACTGGCCGAAGATTTCTTTCAAGACACCTTGGTCAAAGTGATCCACACCTTGAAATCAGGAAAGTACCTCGAAGAAGGTAAGTTCAGACCTTGGATGTTGCGCATTGCTCACAATCTGGTTATCGATCATTTCAGACGATTGAAGAAGATGCGCATGCAACATTCAACCGAAGAATTCGATGTGTTTGAGGTGATCAGCTGCGAAGATCTGAACCGCGAGGAAATGTATGTTCAGGAGCAGATCCATTCCGACCTTCGGAAATTGGTGACCATGCTGCCAGAAGATCAACGCGAGGTTTTGTTGATGCGTGTTTACGCAAAAATGCCTTTCAAGGAAATTGCTTGGGTAACTGAAGTAAGCATCAATACTGCGTTGGGTAGGATGCGATATGCACTTATCAATCTGCGCTTGCTGATGCAAGAACATAAGGTGAAACTGGTTGCTTGACCAACCAATATTAAGTACAGCGATGAAGCGCCCTGAGAGATCGGGGCGTTTTTTTTTCGTGTCGATATAATATATCTGAAACTGTGGCGTAATAAGAGTGTACCAAACAAACAGATATGCCTAAAACATTTACTCTACCGAAAGAATTACAAACCGCAAATGCTGCGCTCACGCAATATGAGCCTTGCGAGTTACTTTATCAGACTCAGCTCGTCAATTTTCTAAGCGAGGAATTTGAAGGAGCATCCTTTACACCAGATTCGAGCGTGATTGACCGCATTTTGGCTTACAGCAAAGCGGTTGAAGTGAAAGATTCGTCAACAATGGTTGATGGACTTCACATCGTGATGAATTAAGAACGATTTACGAACAGTTTCGAAAACGGGCCATCGAAAGATGGCCCGTTTTTTTGTTGTGCGGCATAGCAACCGAAAATGGGTGTCTCCGTCTGATACAGCGTCAAGCAACCAACATAAATTGACCTACCGATGAAACACTTTTCCTCACTATTTCTATTACTATTTGCCGGAATTTCGATGACTAGCGCGCAAAACTGCTGCAATGCGTTTGAAGCCAATTTCTCTTACAATCCAATGTCTGTTGATAACGGGATTGAATTTGTGAACCTATCCACTGGTAATTGGAGTTCCATTGTATGGAACTTCGGAGATGGTTCCACTTCGGATAATGAGAGCCCAAGCCACGTTTATAACGAGCCTGGAATTTACCAAGTATGTATTGTCACCGAGAACAACGATTGCAGAAGCGAATTGTGTTACGAAGTTGCCGTTGAAACTGCTGACGAATGCAACGATTTCCTAGCCGATTACCTGTGGAGTGTCAATCCAAGCAACAGCCTTGGTGTACAGTTTGAAAACATCAGCTCGCAGTCTTCTGACCGTTATATATGGCATTTTGGAGATGGAAGTTCATCAGACAACATGGAACCTTATCACGAATATGCCGAAACTGGAATGTATCAGGTTTGTCTTGTGCTCGAAACAAATGCTGGTTGTAGAAGCGAATATTGCCGCGAGGTTTGCGTAGTGGCTCCAGATCCTGAGCCTCCAACGGCAGCCAATTGCTGCGATGGATTTGAAGCAGCATTTAATTATTTCCCAACTCAAACCGAGAATAGAATTGAAATCCAAAACCAATCTGTTGGCGATTGGGATGCCATTGTCTGGAGTTTTGGGGACGGACAGACATCAACCCAGAACAGCCCCGATCACATTTATGGTCATCCAGGAATCTATCAGGTTTGCGTGGTGATTGAGAACAATGATGGATGTAGAAGCGAGTTGTGCTACGATGTGGCTGTAGAGACTTCTCCTGATCCGTGCAACGACTTCCTCGCTGACTTTGTTTGGCACGAGAACATTGATAGTCTCGGTATTCAGTTTGAGAACATCAGCCAAGGAGCACCTGGCGCATATATCTGGCATTTTGGAGATGGACATACCTCTCATGATTCTAGTCCTTACCACGAATACGAACACCCAGGTGTTTATCAGGTGTGCTTGGTAATTGAGAATGGAGATGGTTGTAGAAGCGAATATTGCCGCAGCGTTTGCGTGGAAGATTTCAATCCATGTGCTGATTTCGAAACATCTTTTACGTGGTCTCCGAGTTTCAACAGCGGTTTTTTAATTGAGTTTGATGGAATTTATTCGGGCCAGATCAATGATATCATTTGGCATTTTGGCGATGGTTCTACTTCGAATGATGAAAATCCTAACCATCAATACACGGAACCCGGATTGTATGAGGTTTGCTTGGTAATTGAGAATGTTGGAGGTTGCAGAAGCGAATATTGCCACACCATTGCTGTGGAAACCACGCCAGATCCGTGCGAAAATTTCGGAGCTGATTACGCTTGGGTTGTCGACTACGAGCATGGTGGCGTTCACTTCGAAAACCTGTCTACAGGAAATCCATCAAGCTATACTTGGCACTTTGGCGATGGTCACACTTCGCACGATCAGGAATTGACACATCCTTATGAGCATACGGGAGCTTACCAAGTTTGTTTGCATATTGAAAATGCAGACGGATGTTCCGCTGAATCATGTCAGATGGTATATCTGCCGTCTTACTTTTTCTATGTTGCCGCGCCTCTTGCAGTTTCAGATGTGGATGAACTCGCTACGATGAATGTTTATCCGAATCCGTTCGAAGATGTCCTTCGTTTTACAGAGCCAATAATTGGCACAATAGAGATTCTGGATGTTCAGGGAAGAATGGTTTTTAGCAAGCAGGTTTTTAGCATGAGTTCCGTCAACCTTTCTGAATTGAAATCAGGTCTTTACCTGATGAGAATCTCAGATGAGGATTCCATGAAAACGGTACGAATCGTAAAAAGATAAATCTCGTTAAGTCCCCAAAATTCGAAATCCGAAACAAGTCTCTTTGAGAGATTTGTTTCGGATTTTTTGTGCTTAGAATTTGGCTGTCAATTGTCTGTATAAACACGGCCTTGGCGCCACATATCAACTGCACTGTACCAACTGCTTTTGTAAATAGGCGAGCGATCCAATCGGAAATCGTTGTCGGTAAATGGATTGTCAATCTTGTAGAAAGTAACTCCGAGCGAAGATGGATTTTCTTCCTCGCCATAGATCCAGTGTTCCGAATTGGTGTTCTTATAAATGATGTTCGGTGGACCAAAAATGAGGTAGATCAAGCCTCGGTCGCTTTTCCAACCTTCAGTGAAACTGGAAAAGAATTGGTTGGAATTTTCCACTCTTGAATAGTACTTCTGAATAAGCAACTTAGCACGATCAGGATTTCCAGCCACTTTGAGCCAAAAGCGATCTACCTCAGCTTTCGGAAAATCGGCTTCTACCAATTGTTTGTATTCTGAATTGCTGTTGATGAAACGCAACGGTTCAATCAGGTCTTCCACCTTTTTAACGGAAGGAAATGTTTCGTCAAATCGGTAAAGCGTGAAGCCGTCCTTGGTGGTATCTGAAACCTGAAAATGGTAAAAGCCTTTTTCTGGAAGCAACAACGGTTGGCCAAAAGCGAGTTCAAAAATGCTATCAGCCTGATAATCGAATGCCTTTGGTGTTTCTACCGAAAACGGTGGTTTAGGTAATGGGAATTCGCGGTTATAGTATCGCACAATGGCTTTGTCTGCACCACTCACATGCGTGAGAATGAATTGCTCGTCCGCTTTCACATAATTCCGACCTAAAGGTTGATTGGAACCAGCCAATTTCAGCGTAAAGAATTGCCTGCAGTTCGGGTTGCGTCTGTCAATCTCGAAATAGCGTTTTATGCGCGAGTTTCTTCGAAGATCAACAAGATCGACCTTCAGCAACGATTGCTTCACCTTTGAAGGTTTCAATTCGATGATTCCGCTGATGGTCTTTCCTTGCAAAACCAACGAACTGTCAGCAAAGATCACCACCGAGCTGTCAATCAGTAATTTGCTTTCGAGTTGTGTGTAAACCTCGTAGCGAATTCGGAAGAATGAAGAATGGAATTCGCTTGTTGAGTTGAACAGATACAAAAGTTCGTTGGAATTGATGCGAAAATGAAGTTCAGTAACCGAATCATTCTTATGCAGCACATTGAATTCAGGATGAAGAAAAGATGCATCTGTATCGTACAGATAAGAAAGGTTCTGATTGGAGATGCGTTCGGTGTAGCAACCCGAAACAAAAACCACCAAACTGAGACAGGCAAGAATCCTACTGATCTTCATCTTCCAAACCTAAGATTTCGCTGGGAAGTTGCTTACTTGCCTTAGCGCCCATTTTCTTCAATTCTTCGGCACGTTTGACCAGATTCCCTGAGCCTTCAGATAGTTTTTTCATTCCTTCCTGATACACTTTTTGTGTGGAATCCAATCGGTCACCGATCTTTTTCATGTCTTCAATAAAGCCAACAAACTTGTCGTAAAGCAGGCCGCTCTGTTCCGCAATATCAATGGCATTTTTGGTCTGGCGGTCCTGTTTCCAAATGGAGGAAACAGTGCGCAATGTGGCAAGTAGCGTAGAAGGACTTACGATCACAATGCGTTTATCCCAAGCATAATTGAAGAGTTCATCATCAGCTCGAATCGATGCACTGAAGCTACTTTCAATGGGCATGAACATCAGCACGAATTCTGGGCTGTTCATCCCTTTTGATGTGTGATAATTCTTATCAGAAAGACCCTTGATGTGGTTTTTCACCGATAACACATGCGCTTTTATCCATTTGTCTGCTTCTGCATCATCATCCGAATTCACAAACCGTTCGTAAGCAACCAACGAGACTTTGCTGTCGATAATGATCTGCTTATTGTCTGGAAGTTGAATGACAACATCTGGAAAAAGTCTATCACCTTCATCATTATAGGTTGTTTCCTGAGTGGTGTATTCTTCACCTTTTATCAGGCCAGAACTTTCAAGAATCCGCTCCAAAATCAATTCGCCCCAATTTCCCTGTTTCTTACTATCTCCTTTCAGCGCAGCAGTTAGGTTGTGCGCTTCCTGACTGATTTCTTTATTGAGTTGATGAAGCAGTTTGATCTCGCCTTGCAACGAAGCACGTTCTTTTTGTTCATTATCATATTTCTCGTCCACTTTCTTTTCAAAATCCTTGATCCTGTCGCGAAGTGGTGTAAGAATACTCTCCAGATTTTCCTTGTTCTGATCGGTGAATTTCTTCGATTTCTCGTCCAATATTTTGTTGGCGAGATTCTCAAATTCGGTATTGAAACGCTTGTTCAGTTCCTCGAATTCCTTTTTCTGATCATTCTGCCTGTTCTCCTGGTCTTTGAAGTGCGTTCGTGCCGAAGCAAGACTTTGCTCCGTTTCAGACAATCGGTCTTGCGTTTCTTTCAGGTCCGCTTTCAGGATGTCGCGTTCTTCAGATAAACGTCTTTCGCCTTCAGCAAGTGTTGCTTTTTCGAGCTTCAGCTTCTCCAATTCGCCACTGTCCAATTCACTTGTTGTACCGCGTTTTCCAAGCAGAAAACCTACTGCCGCGCCAACCAAAATACCTACTATTAAAAATGCAAATTCCATTGGGCGATGAAGTTAGTTAATCGATAAGAGTTGATTGTGGAATCCGATCAGAAATAACTCACAATCCCGAAGTGGATCTTTCCGGCTCGGAAATCAATCGGGTTCTGGAACTGTTTTCCCAATGCGTAGTTGAGTGAGAATACTCCGATCTTGGTGAAGAAAGAAATACCCAAACCGAAGCCAAAAGGACGGTCAGTAATACGTTTGTTGGTAGAACGATTCTCGTAGTATGCGCCATCAAAGAAGGCAAACAGATAACTGTTCGGGTCGAGAAGAAATCGGTATTCGATGGTACCAATTCCGAACATGGTTGCGTAGATGGATTCTTCATCAAAACCACGAAGAGTTTTCAATCCACCAATTCGGAATGCCTCGCTTTCAAACAGGTTTTCGCTTCGCATGAAGCCGCCATTTGCCCTTATCATAATGGTACTTCGGTTCGGTATCGGAACGAAGTAAGCCACTTGCAGCACAGCATTCAATTGAAATGAATTCAGCTTCAGACCATCATATCTGCTCACTTCAATCGTTGCATCTGGCAATATCTTTTTGGCACCTGCGCTTGCTTCAGCATACAGGTCAAAACCTTTGCGTGGATTAAGTCGATAATCCAATCGTTGCATTTTATAACCGAAGCCGTAAAGTTGCGTCCGCGAGTCTACGTTATCGGGGTTTAATGTTGAAGAGGACAGAAGCGTTGATGTGGCCAACACATTGGTTGATCGGATGTCAGCAAAAATCTTGATGTGATCGTTTCCCATCAAGTGATATTGTACACCGATCACTCCTTTGAGGTTGAGATACAGCGAATCGCGTTTGTAAAGCTCAAACGTTCCATCCAAACCGAAAGCTGTATTGAAAAGAAACGGATAAGTGAGATGAACATTCAGGTTTTGGGTTCTAGCTTGAATCTTTTTCCACGAAAGATCGATCAATTCACCACGCTTGAATGCGCTAAGTAATTTCACGGTCAACTCACCTGTTATCAGCACTTTTCCTGGGTTTTCGCTGCTTGGCAATACGCCTAAAATGCCGTTAAACTGACTGGCACGTTTCTTATCCAAATACACATACAGATTGGCTTTCCCATCGCCAAAAACGACTTCAGGCGGTTTGACTTCTGACACAAAGGCAATTTCCTTCACACGTGTCGAAATCGGTTTGATCCGACTCTCGTTATACAATCCTTTGGGTTTGATCCCC contains:
- a CDS encoding ImmA/IrrE family metallo-endopeptidase encodes the protein MNTLEKGDDFEERALEIIKDSIQKGSLGLRSDCIKIYNRKQKSYYSHLRKSNIHFDLSIEVWPPNSERFTLLYLIECKNYAKRVPVDDLEEFHSKIRQVLNQGAFIKGVFISNAPLQKGAREIAKSTNMMVIQGETVDNYKILLHKTNRKLLNQPLPTISNNNDEPNLDDDIREIVAHIDFLISNSFTDTSQEYRTDYNLDRLSKAQIEVIANRELDQLDPRILVQGFAVTRVRIRKYLHDFHGVTFKRLKPSSELLGICDIERNTIALHPSIIDTERETFIVAHEFGHLLLHQKLRISQDLYDHFTDSEFSFSTEKYALKNAKNWIEWQANYFATCLLLPKQQFTALLYKAQKWAERKNGRIYLDDQYDNIQGYEKVVSRLAYLTQTSKTTVRFRLHELKLVENHSKLKSISQIIKEFGTEIFV
- a CDS encoding ABC-F family ATP-binding cassette domain-containing protein, producing the protein MNYLSAENLSRSYGERVLFKDLTFGIDRGQKMALVAKNGTGKTSLLRILAGLEPSEGSGTATYRNGISVGYLTQEPQLNPEHTVMDAVYDPTNQIMQVVREYELAMLDESDSERMQRSFDAMDRHNAWDIEAQAKEILTSLNITDFDQPIKTLSGGQVKRVAMAKMLIEQPELMILDEPTNHLDIEMIEWLEGFLSGPEKTILMVTHDRIFLDKVCDTIIELEGGQLYKHKGNYSTYLTNRALRQEVEHANVDKAQNLYRKELDWMRRQPKARTTKSKSRQDAFYETEKVAKTNLKQDEMTMEVNMQRMGSKILELHRLRKAYGDRVLMDGFDFKFRRGERIGIVGANGCGKSTLLKMILGQIEPDGGKIVIGETVKVGYYGQDGLEIKDGKRVIEVITDIADHIPLKKGKSISAAQLLERFLFPRHQHYQYVEKLSGGEKKRLYLLTVLMANPNFLILDEPTNDLDILSLNVLEDFLLEFEGCLLIVTHDRHFMNKLVDQLFIFEGNGKIRGFVGNYDQYRFAREEEEDQRKKQSANAKKAQKETEGLAAKGKMGFNEKREFGLLEVEIPKLEAKKVKLTEELEAIVDDHEKLMAVSEEFQRVSNELEEKELRWLELSELEG
- the uvrA gene encoding excinuclease ABC subunit UvrA, producing MPENGEPSPKHNIIIKGARLHNLKNIDLVLPHKKLIVITGLSGSGKSTLAFDTLYAEGQRRYIESLSAYARQFLGKIDKPEVDSILGVSPAIAINQKVKSSNPRSTVGTTTEIYDYLKLLYARIGKTFSPISGTEVKRHTVDSIAEFITKLDDGTKVMIFSPFGVMPKEALSKRFTILKHQGYTRVKLNGVVERIDNIDESSFLAEGNELSVLIDRFVTNSKEENTRIAEAIRTALAEGNNRCSIQVEDETTEFSTEFEADGMRFEEPSVHFFSFNNPYGACKKCEGFGNIIGIDDDLVMPDRSLSIYEEAIVCWRGESMSQYKNQLVQTANKFDFPIHRPLYELTDEQLQLLWDGNQYFDGLNTFFRMLEENSYKIQYRVMLSRYRGKTTCPECKGTKLRKDATYVKVGGKSLSDLVLMPINELAEFFDQLQLSDSEREISKRILTEVTSRLGYMKDVGLGYLDLNRQSATLSGGEAQRIHLASSLGSSLVGSMYILDEPSIGLHPKDTERLISILKRLRDIGNTVIVVEHDEDIMRAADMIVDIGPEAGTHGGEIVFQGTLEDMMKSADTLTTGYLSGKLEIPVPATRRKPKGKLEVIGARQHNLKNVSVTFPLGCLSVITGVSGSGKSTLMKSILYPALKKRFGSYSNKTGQFERLDGDLNRIEDVEFVDQDPIGRSTRSNPVTYIKAYDEIRTLFSDQKAAQLRGYKPKHFSFNVAGGRCEVCEGEGTVKIEMQFMADIIMKCESCEGQRFKQEVLEIKFQDKTIHDVLSMTVDEAMEFFAEHDPKVARKIAPLQEVGLGYVQLGQSSSTLSGGEAQRIKLASFLTKGKNAGKTLFIFDEPTTGLHFHDIHKLLKAFNALLDNGHTIILIEHHPDIIKCADHVIDLGPEGGKNGGTVVFEGTPEELAKCEASATAASIAEKVLKVAKA
- a CDS encoding sigma-70 family RNA polymerase sigma factor — its product is MRVSALSDQELVRLYIRGEEICFEELVNRHKDRLFTYLVLLLKDRKLAEDFFQDTLVKVIHTLKSGKYLEEGKFRPWMLRIAHNLVIDHFRRLKKMRMQHSTEEFDVFEVISCEDLNREEMYVQEQIHSDLRKLVTMLPEDQREVLLMRVYAKMPFKEIAWVTEVSINTALGRMRYALINLRLLMQEHKVKLVA
- a CDS encoding PKD domain-containing protein, with amino-acid sequence MKHFSSLFLLLFAGISMTSAQNCCNAFEANFSYNPMSVDNGIEFVNLSTGNWSSIVWNFGDGSTSDNESPSHVYNEPGIYQVCIVTENNDCRSELCYEVAVETADECNDFLADYLWSVNPSNSLGVQFENISSQSSDRYIWHFGDGSSSDNMEPYHEYAETGMYQVCLVLETNAGCRSEYCREVCVVAPDPEPPTAANCCDGFEAAFNYFPTQTENRIEIQNQSVGDWDAIVWSFGDGQTSTQNSPDHIYGHPGIYQVCVVIENNDGCRSELCYDVAVETSPDPCNDFLADFVWHENIDSLGIQFENISQGAPGAYIWHFGDGHTSHDSSPYHEYEHPGVYQVCLVIENGDGCRSEYCRSVCVEDFNPCADFETSFTWSPSFNSGFLIEFDGIYSGQINDIIWHFGDGSTSNDENPNHQYTEPGLYEVCLVIENVGGCRSEYCHTIAVETTPDPCENFGADYAWVVDYEHGGVHFENLSTGNPSSYTWHFGDGHTSHDQELTHPYEHTGAYQVCLHIENADGCSAESCQMVYLPSYFFYVAAPLAVSDVDELATMNVYPNPFEDVLRFTEPIIGTIEILDVQGRMVFSKQVFSMSSVNLSELKSGLYLMRISDEDSMKTVRIVKR